In Phenylobacterium hankyongense, the sequence AGGCCTTGCCGGAACTGCTGGAGAAGACCTTGCAGCGCGGCTGGAAGGCCGTGGTGCGGACGCGCGAAGCGGGGCGGATCGAGCACCTGGACAGCTGGCTGTGGACCTATCGCGACGACAGCTTCCTGGCGCACGCTCCGGCGGACGAGCCGGGCGCCGCACGCCAGCCGATCCTGATCACCGCCGGCTTCGACAATCCGAACGGCGCCGACGCCCTGTTCCTGGTCGATGGCGCAGAGCCTGGCGAGCTTGCCGGCTACGCCCGCTGCGTGGTGCTGTTCGATGGCGCCGACGACGCCCAGTTGGCGGTCGCCCGGGCGCAATGGAGCGCGGT encodes:
- a CDS encoding DNA polymerase III subunit chi; its protein translation is MADTPCEVWFYHLERTGLDQALPELLEKTLQRGWKAVVRTREAGRIEHLDSWLWTYRDDSFLAHAPADEPGAARQPILITAGFDNPNGADALFLVDGAEPGELAGYARCVVLFDGADDAQLAVARAQWSAVKAMGLAASYWKQQARGWEKQA